From the genome of Perca flavescens isolate YP-PL-M2 chromosome 1, PFLA_1.0, whole genome shotgun sequence, one region includes:
- the LOC114572532 gene encoding uncharacterized protein LOC114572532 → MSAFVLFNGSKRVTLRPEDMMTLKLSVIFQVKNESIYLTDDANVAIFPEENGTFFCLDLQDRGHYEVHGDRTQQDSTPAVDPPAPSARFSFQRPHAASAASSSRPVTKAFQRNVFIGEILEGKLETSKMVTARFGEFEACVPSILAKVREALGEQEPMILTDSQGNEILDTEGTRGSSFWKQNSRKVFAVLENQLGHLQANKRKRLSRRDDTASVVAEIEEVVEAAQELKEVTKVIQGIEWGVCAVNYPGAGRTRGDNHKGGIWLSHLQWSCC, encoded by the exons ATGTCGGCGTTTGTCCTTTTCAACGGCAGCAAGAGGGTCACTCTAAGACCAGAAGACATGATGACTTTGAAATTAAGCGTCATTTTTCag GTCAAAAACGAGAGTATATATCTCACAGATGATGCCAATGTAGCAATATTTCCAGAAGAAAATGGGACCTTCTTTTGCTTGGACCTCCAAGATCGGGGGCACTATGAAGTGCATGGAGACCGCACTCAACAGGACTCAACTCCTGCCGTAGACCCTCCTGCCCCATCTGCCCGCTTTTCTTTCCAGCGCCCACATGCTGCCAGTGCTGCCTCCTCGAGTCGGCCAGTGACCAAGGCGTTCCAAAG GAATGTCTTCATTGGTGAAATTCTGGAGGGGAAGTTGGAGACCAGTAAAATGGTGACGGCCCGCTTTGGCGAATTTGAGGCATGTGTGCCATCCATTCTGGCCAAGGTCAGGGAGGCCCTTGGAGAGCAAGAACCCATGATTCTGACGGACAGCCAAGGAAACGAGATCCTTGATACAGAGGGCACCAGGG GATCATCATTCTGGAAACAAAACTCCAGGAAGGTGTTTGCCGTGCTGGAGAATCAGTTGGGTCATCTACAGGCCAACAAGAGGAAGAGGCTGAG TCGGCGCGACGATACTGCCTCTGTGGTTGCCGAGATAGAGGAGGTGGTTGAGGCAGCCCAGGAATTGAAGGAGGTGACGAAGGTCATCCAAGGAATTGAGTGGGGCGTCTGCGCGGTCAACTATCCTGGTGCTGGCCGAACCAGAGGTGACAACCATAAGGGCGGCATTTGGTTGTCTCATCTGCAATG GTCTTGCTGTTAG
- the LOC114555277 gene encoding uncharacterized protein LOC114555277, protein MRYMKQLSEKVKKHENTRAHMDNSVKLAILGRVDDGHRIAVRKHNEEVDKNRTTLLDQVVAHRLPRASTIWWNFHSCAVNTVYKHKDDLLTCFQTIRDSRNFDHPTVREAGGFVRMLEDEAFCFFLALFYKIMENVDMIFSQLQKRNIDPVFIKALVQSFTDSMLTIRASIPSLCGDSASDEQQQPIKRRRMLGPGEQQRLVTEVCDTILIHAKERFSFTQHLISTTLLHGELFPQHSVKLPDTALETTVEAYPMLNKAKLKTELSLIYENSECKACSGAVPLYQFFMENNLQSTFTDCQPPQDAHHHTHDNSRVRKENEVEELEQTTMAIFITGKEDPLHPPKNIKIVIEGTEVLNELPSFATAFAMVFGLIYTVNIKYQKRLQFTFEFVQKVLMELDGKKMTPSTQLYSTE, encoded by the exons ATGAGGTATATGAAGCAACTGTCAGAGAAGGTAAAGAAACATGAGAACACCAGGGCACACATGGATAACTCTGTAAAGCTAGCCATATTAGGAAGGGTGGATGACGGCCACAGGATTGCGGTGAGGAAACATAATGAGGAGGTGGAtaaaaacag AACCACCTTGCTTGACCAAGTGGTTGCGCATAGACTCCCCAGAGCCTCTACAATATGGTGGAACTTCCACAGTTGCGCTGTAAACACTGTGTACAAGCACAAGGATGACCTCCTAACGTGTTTCCAGACCatcagagactctaggaacttTGATCACCCGACTGTCAGAGAGGCTGGGGGCTTTGTGAGGATGCTCGAAGACGAGGCTTTCTGTTTTTTCCTGGCACTGTTTTACAAGATCATGGAAAATGTGGACATGATTTTCAGCCAGCTGCAGAAGAGGAACATCGACCCAGTCTTCATTAAAGCACTTGTCCAGAGTTTCACAGACAGCATGCTAACAATCAG GGCCTCCATTCCCTCTTTGTGTGGGGATAGCGCATCTGACGAGCAGCAACAGCCCATAAAGCGACGGAGGATGCTGGGACCAGGAGAACAACAGAGGTTGGTTACAGAG GTATGTGATACCATCCTGATTCATGCCAAGGAGAGGTTCTCCTTCACCCAGCACCTTATCAGCACAACACTGTTGCACGGAGAGTTGTTCCCACAACACAGTGTGAAGCTCCCTGATACAGCGCTTGAAACAACTGTGGAGGCATACCCCATGTTGAACAAGGCCAAGCTCAAAACCGAACTGTCCCTCATCTATGAGAACAGTGAGTGCAAGGCTTGTAGTGGTGCAGTGCCCCTGTACCAGTTCTTCATGGAGAACAACCTTCAGAGCACTTTCACAGACTGTCAGCCTCCTCAAGATGCTCATCACCACACCCATGACAACAGCCGAGTCAGAAAG GAAAATGAGGTTGAAGAACTGGAGCAGACAACCATGGCGATCTTTATCACTGGGAAAGAGGATCCTCTCCATCCAcccaaaaacattaaaattgtCATCGAAGGAACAGAGGTCTTGAACGAGTTGCCCTCGTTTGCAACAGCTTTTGCCATGGTCTTTGGGCTCATATACACAGTAAacataaaatatcagaaaaggCTGCAGTTCACCTTTGAATTTGTGCAAAAGGTCCTGATGGAGCTTGATGGAAAAAAGATGACCCCAAGCACCCAGTTGTACAGCACAGAGTAG